In Bacillus toyonensis BCT-7112, a single window of DNA contains:
- the cysS gene encoding cysteine--tRNA ligase: MTIHIYNTLTRQKEKFIPLEENKVKMYVCGPTVYNYIHIGNARPPMVFDTVRRYLEYKGYEVQYVSNFTDVDDKLIKAANELGEDVPTIADRFVEAYFEDVTALGCKHATVHPRVTENMDIIIEFIQELVNKGYAYESEGDVYFRTKEFEGYGKLSHQPIADLRHGARIEVGEKKQDPLDFALWKAAKEGEIFWESPWGKGRPGWHIECSAMARKYLGDTIDIHAGGQDLAFPHHENEIAQSEALTGKTFARYWMHNGYINIDNEKMSKSLGNFILVHDIIKQYDPQLIRFFMLSVHYRHPINFSEELLQSTNNGLERIKTAYGNLKHRMESSANLTDHNEKWLAEMEKFQAAFEEAMDDDFNTANAITELYNVANHANQYLLEEHTSKVVIEAYVKQLETLFDILGLELAKEELLDEEIEVLIQKRIEARKNRDFALSDQIRDDLKERNIILEDTAQGTRWKRG, encoded by the coding sequence ATGACTATTCACATTTATAATACGCTAACACGTCAAAAGGAAAAGTTTATTCCATTAGAAGAAAATAAGGTAAAGATGTATGTTTGCGGTCCTACAGTATATAACTACATCCATATTGGGAATGCGAGACCCCCTATGGTGTTCGATACAGTACGCCGTTATTTAGAATACAAAGGGTACGAAGTGCAGTATGTATCTAACTTTACTGACGTAGATGATAAATTAATTAAAGCAGCAAATGAATTAGGTGAAGATGTACCGACAATTGCTGACCGTTTCGTTGAAGCATATTTTGAAGATGTAACCGCACTAGGTTGCAAACATGCAACAGTTCATCCGCGTGTAACAGAAAATATGGATATTATTATTGAATTTATTCAAGAACTTGTGAATAAAGGGTATGCATATGAATCAGAAGGTGATGTGTACTTTAGAACGAAAGAATTCGAAGGTTACGGTAAATTATCGCATCAGCCAATCGCTGATTTACGTCATGGTGCACGTATTGAAGTAGGAGAAAAGAAACAAGACCCTCTTGACTTTGCTTTATGGAAAGCTGCAAAAGAGGGAGAAATCTTCTGGGAAAGCCCTTGGGGGAAAGGACGTCCAGGGTGGCATATTGAATGCTCAGCGATGGCACGTAAGTACTTAGGGGATACAATTGACATTCATGCTGGTGGTCAAGACTTAGCATTTCCTCATCATGAAAATGAAATTGCACAGTCCGAGGCGTTGACTGGAAAAACATTTGCACGTTACTGGATGCATAATGGATATATTAATATTGATAATGAGAAGATGTCTAAGTCACTTGGAAACTTCATTTTAGTTCACGATATCATTAAGCAATATGATCCACAGTTAATTAGATTCTTTATGCTATCAGTACATTACCGTCATCCAATTAACTTTAGTGAAGAGTTATTACAAAGTACGAATAACGGGCTAGAAAGAATTAAAACAGCTTACGGTAACTTAAAGCATCGTATGGAAAGTAGCGCGAATTTAACAGATCATAATGAGAAATGGTTAGCTGAGATGGAAAAATTCCAGGCTGCATTTGAAGAAGCAATGGATGATGACTTCAATACTGCTAATGCGATTACTGAATTATATAATGTAGCAAATCACGCAAATCAATATTTATTAGAAGAACATACTTCTAAAGTTGTAATTGAAGCATACGTGAAACAACTTGAAACATTATTCGATATTTTAGGATTAGAATTAGCAAAAGAAGAATTGCTTGATGAGGAAATTGAGGTGCTTATCCAAAAGCGTATTGAAGCTCGTAAAAATCGTGATTTCGCATTATCTGATCAAATTCGCGATGATTTAAAAGAACGTAATATTATTTTAGAAGATACCGCACAAGGTACAAGATGGAAAAGAGGATAA
- a CDS encoding Mini-ribonuclease 3: MIDAKQLNSLALAYMGDAVYEQYIRYHLLQKGKVRPNQLHRLGTSFVSAKAQAKVVYHLLETSFLTEEEEAVLRRGRNANSGTVPKNTDVQTYRHSTAFEALIGYHHLLNNRERLDEIVYKAIAVLEEKEGGTSS, translated from the coding sequence ATGATTGATGCAAAGCAATTAAACAGCTTAGCGTTAGCATATATGGGTGATGCGGTATATGAACAATATATCCGCTATCACCTCCTTCAAAAAGGAAAGGTTCGTCCTAATCAATTACATCGCTTAGGGACGAGCTTTGTTTCGGCAAAAGCACAGGCGAAAGTTGTTTATCATTTATTAGAGACGTCATTTTTGACAGAGGAAGAAGAGGCGGTATTAAGAAGAGGGCGTAATGCAAATTCAGGTACCGTTCCGAAAAATACGGATGTACAAACATATCGACATAGTACAGCCTTTGAAGCGCTAATTGGTTATCATCACTTATTAAATAATCGTGAAAGATTAGACGAAATTGTATATAAGGCAATTGCAGTTTTAGAAGAAAAGGAAGGGGGCACATCATCATGA
- the rlmB gene encoding 23S rRNA (guanosine(2251)-2'-O)-methyltransferase RlmB — translation MSSEYIIGRNPVIEALRSGRDINKIWIAEGAAKGQVQIVLALAKENKIILQHAPKKKLDQLVEGNHQGVIAQVAAYQYAELEDLFKVAEKRNEDPFFLILDEIEDPHNLGSIMRTADATGAHGVIIPKRRAVGLTASVAKASTGAIEYIPVARVTNLSRTIDELKERGLWIAGTDAKGKTDYRNLDGKMPIGLVIGSEGKGMSRIIGEKCDFLITLPMVGKVTSLNASVAASLLMYEVYRKRHEIGK, via the coding sequence ATGAGTAGTGAATATATTATCGGACGTAACCCTGTAATTGAAGCGTTACGATCAGGGAGAGATATTAATAAAATTTGGATCGCGGAAGGTGCTGCCAAAGGGCAAGTGCAGATTGTACTAGCATTAGCGAAAGAAAATAAGATTATTTTACAACATGCACCAAAGAAGAAGTTAGATCAATTAGTTGAGGGTAATCATCAAGGTGTAATTGCTCAAGTAGCTGCATACCAGTATGCTGAATTAGAAGATTTATTCAAAGTAGCAGAAAAACGTAATGAAGATCCATTCTTCTTAATCTTAGATGAAATTGAAGATCCGCATAACCTAGGTTCTATTATGCGTACTGCTGATGCCACAGGAGCTCATGGGGTTATTATTCCGAAAAGAAGGGCTGTAGGACTTACAGCATCAGTTGCAAAAGCATCAACAGGAGCAATTGAATATATTCCAGTTGCGCGCGTAACAAACTTATCTCGCACAATTGATGAATTGAAGGAACGCGGACTTTGGATTGCTGGTACAGATGCCAAAGGAAAAACGGATTACCGTAATTTAGATGGTAAAATGCCGATTGGATTAGTAATTGGTAGTGAAGGAAAAGGTATGAGTCGTATTATTGGTGAAAAGTGTGATTTCTTAATTACTTTACCGATGGTTGGTAAAGTTACATCCTTAAATGCTTCAGTAGCCGCAAGTTTGTTAATGTATGAGGTATATCGTAAACGTCACGAAATTGGTAAATAA
- a CDS encoding NYN domain-containing protein, producing MNDILIVDGYNIIGAWGDLKKLRDVDLQSSRDALIDKMADYQGYTGTKVMIVFDAYTVHGIEKKMKQSRVEVIFTRKNQTADEKIEKLAIELRNINTQIYVATSDYTEQWVIFAQGALRKSARELELEVQAMEQQVRRRTKDTKEKQPAMRKIFSEDITEKLEKLRRGER from the coding sequence ATGAACGATATTTTAATCGTTGACGGTTACAACATTATCGGAGCTTGGGGAGACTTGAAAAAACTACGGGATGTAGATTTGCAATCATCAAGAGACGCGCTTATTGATAAGATGGCGGATTATCAAGGATATACAGGAACGAAAGTAATGATAGTCTTTGATGCCTATACAGTCCACGGTATTGAAAAAAAGATGAAACAATCGCGGGTGGAAGTAATATTCACGCGCAAAAATCAAACTGCGGACGAAAAGATAGAGAAACTTGCGATTGAGCTTAGAAATATAAATACACAAATATATGTTGCGACTTCTGATTATACGGAACAATGGGTTATATTTGCGCAAGGTGCCCTTCGGAAATCTGCGCGTGAATTAGAGTTAGAAGTACAAGCGATGGAACAACAAGTAAGAAGACGTACAAAAGACACGAAAGAAAAGCAACCTGCCATGCGAAAGATATTTAGTGAGGATATTACAGAAAAATTAGAAAAATTAAGAAGAGGAGAGCGTTGA
- a CDS encoding RNA polymerase sporulation sigma factor SigH: MEAGFVSVGDVTFRDLEDEAIVELVRKGNTDALEYLIHKYKNFVRAKSRSYFLVGADREDIVQEGMIGLFKAIRDYKEDKLSSFKAFAELCITRQIITAIKTATRQKHIPLNSYVSLDKPIYDEESDRTLLDVISEAKVTDPEEMIISQEEYTDIESKISELLSDLERKVLSLYLDGRSYQEISEQLNRHVKSIDNALQRVKRKLERYMEMRESTTLNS, translated from the coding sequence GTGGAAGCAGGCTTCGTAAGTGTAGGCGACGTTACATTTCGTGATTTAGAGGATGAGGCAATCGTTGAGTTAGTTCGAAAAGGTAATACTGACGCTCTAGAATATTTAATTCATAAATATAAGAACTTTGTTCGCGCGAAATCAAGATCTTATTTCTTAGTGGGTGCCGATCGAGAAGATATTGTTCAAGAAGGTATGATTGGATTGTTTAAAGCAATTCGTGATTATAAAGAGGACAAGCTGTCTTCGTTCAAAGCATTTGCTGAACTGTGTATTACTCGACAAATTATTACCGCTATTAAAACAGCAACAAGACAAAAACATATTCCTTTAAATTCGTATGTGTCTTTAGATAAGCCGATTTACGATGAGGAATCTGATCGAACGTTATTGGATGTTATTTCCGAAGCGAAGGTGACTGATCCTGAAGAGATGATCATTAGTCAAGAAGAATATACCGACATAGAGTCTAAAATATCTGAATTATTAAGCGATTTAGAAAGAAAAGTACTTTCTTTATACTTAGATGGTCGCTCTTATCAAGAGATTTCGGAACAGTTAAACAGACATGTGAAATCTATTGATAACGCTTTACAGCGGGTGAAGAGGAAATTGGAACGATATATGGAAATGAGAGAGAGTACAACTTTAAATTCATAG